Genomic segment of Candidatus Effluviviaceae Genus I sp.:
GCGGCGTGGACCTCGCGCGCCTGCTCTCCTTCTGCGCGGAGAAGGGCCTCTCCGGTCTCGAGGGGCTCTCGGGGATCCCCGGAAGCGCGGGCGGCGCCGTCGTCACGAACGCCGGGAGCTTCGGCGTCTCCGTGGGCGAGCGGCTGCGCGAGATCACGGTCTTCGAGCCGGGGAAGCCGTCGAGGCGCGTGACCGCCGCCGAGCTGGACACCCGCTACCGGCGCATCGGAATCCCCGCGGCGTCGGTGATCGAGGAGGCGGTCGTCTCCGTCGAGCCCGGCGAGCCGGCCGCGGTCGCGGCGCGGCAGCGCGAGGTGCTCGAGAGCAAGTGGAAGACGCAGCCCGTCGGGATGCGGAGCGCCGGGTGCGTGTTCCGGAACCCCGAGGGCCTGGTGGCGGGCAGGCTCATCGAGGCCGCCGGGCTCAAGGGCGCGCGAGTGGGCGGGGCGGTGGTGTCGGACGTGCACGCGAACTACATCCTCAACGACCGCGGGGCGACACCCGAGGACGTCGAGGATCTCGTGGAGCTCATTCGGAAGAGGGTGTTCGCGGATGCGGGAGTCAGGCTCGAGCTCGAGATCGAGATCGTGGGGCGCCACGGCGGCTGATCGCGCCCCCGGGCGCGAGCGCGCGGCGGGCGCGGCGTGGAAGGGAAGGCGGCACGTGATGCCTTCGCACGCCGTTCCACGCGCCGCCACGCCGGCGACTCCGCTGCCCGCGCTGCCGCCGCGCCGCGGGACCCGCCTGCCCCGCCCGCACCGCTCGGTCGTCATGGCGGCGGCCGTCGTGCTCGCGGTGGGGATGAGCGTGGCGGTGTCGAACGCCTCGCGCTGGGGCAGGACCGCGTCGTCGTTCCACCTGGCGCAGGTGGACGTGCTGGGCAACCTCGTGTTGACGGACGCGGAGGTCGTCGCGCTCTCCGGGCTCGAGATGGGGACGAACCTGCTCACGGTGAGCACCAGGGAGGTGGAGGAGGCGGTGCGCCGGTCCCCGCGCGTGCGCCGCGTGCGGGCGTCGCGGGCGCTGCCGGACCGGCTCATCGTCACGCTCGACGAGACGGTCCCGGTGGCCATGGTCTCGGTCGCGCCGGGGAAGGCCCTCGAGGTCTCGATGCACGGGGAGCTGCTCCCGGCCGTCGAGCGGAGCGCGTTCGTCGACGTGCCGCTCATCACGGGCGCCGAGTCCGACGGCGGCCGACCGCCCGCGCCCGAGGACCTCAGGGACGCGCTGGAGCTCATCGTCAAGGCGAAGGAATCCGCTCCGCTCCTCGCGGCGGAGATGTCGGAAGTGAAGATCGCGCCGGGGTCGGGTCTGGTCATCTACACGGTAGCCGACGGGGCAGAGATCAGAGTTGGCTCCGGCGCTCTGGACGCACGCGGCATGAGGCGTCTCGCCATGGTGCTGTCGGACCTGAGGTCGAGGGGCGTCAAGGCCGAGTCGATAGACATGCGGTTTCGGGACCAGATCGTCGTGAGACCCGCGCGGGACGCGGCGCGCGGTCGCGTCTAGGAGGAGGGCTTCCCTTGAAGAGAAGCGAGATCGTCGTCGGCGTCGACCTCGGGTCGACCAGGATCAAGGTCGTCGCCGCCGACGTCAGCGCGAGGGGGCTTCCCGAGATCCTCGGGGTCGGCGAGGCGCCGTCGGACGGCATCGACGCGGGCGCGATCGTGAACATCGAGCGCGCGGC
This window contains:
- the murB gene encoding UDP-N-acetylmuramate dehydrogenase, producing MRAVEVDIRAGIVEELERIAPGRVRTGEPMARHTSFGLGGPADLFVAPDSPGAFKDAAAYLADERVPVRLLGRGTNLLVRSGGIEGCVMAVSRAFTRMERRGGEVVVGSGVDLARLLSFCAEKGLSGLEGLSGIPGSAGGAVVTNAGSFGVSVGERLREITVFEPGKPSRRVTAAELDTRYRRIGIPAASVIEEAVVSVEPGEPAAVAARQREVLESKWKTQPVGMRSAGCVFRNPEGLVAGRLIEAAGLKGARVGGAVVSDVHANYILNDRGATPEDVEDLVELIRKRVFADAGVRLELEIEIVGRHGG
- a CDS encoding FtsQ-type POTRA domain-containing protein — translated: MMPSHAVPRAATPATPLPALPPRRGTRLPRPHRSVVMAAAVVLAVGMSVAVSNASRWGRTASSFHLAQVDVLGNLVLTDAEVVALSGLEMGTNLLTVSTREVEEAVRRSPRVRRVRASRALPDRLIVTLDETVPVAMVSVAPGKALEVSMHGELLPAVERSAFVDVPLITGAESDGGRPPAPEDLRDALELIVKAKESAPLLAAEMSEVKIAPGSGLVIYTVADGAEIRVGSGALDARGMRRLAMVLSDLRSRGVKAESIDMRFRDQIVVRPARDAARGRV